A section of the Humulus lupulus chromosome 2, drHumLupu1.1, whole genome shotgun sequence genome encodes:
- the LOC133819021 gene encoding ethylene receptor 2-like: protein MLIRTLASGLFISSLLISASASGADNEYPRCNCDDEGSLWSIESILECQRVSDFLIAVAYFSIPIELLYFVSCSNVPFKWVLFQFISFIVLCGMTHLLNGWTYGPHPFQLMLALTVFKILTALVSCATAITLITLIPLLLKVKVREFMLKKKTWDLGREVGMIMKQKEAGLHVRMLTHEIRKSLDRHTILYTTLFELSETLGLQYCSVWMPNENKTEMVLTHELKGRNYSNLYNVSIPIGEPDVVRIKGSEVVNILSPDSALVAARSGETGEPGPVAAIRMPMLRVCNFKGGTPEHIQACYAILLLVLPGGQPRSWSSQELEIVKVVADQVAVALSHAAVLEESQLMREKLAEQNRALQQAKRNAMLASQARNSFQKVMSNGMRRPMHSVLGLLSMLQDESLSNEQRVIVDAMVRTSNVLSTLINDVMDSSTKDSGRFLLETRSFGLHALIKETACLAKCLCLYRGFGFAVDVEKSLPDHIMGDEKRVFQVLLHMIGSLLNGNKEGGLVILRVFPESGSQGRSDQKWAAWRHSDGDVHIRFEIRISDSGFPFEGSVSTVPPIDRRYINDGIEGRLSFSVCKKLVQMMQGNIWAAPSSQGFTQSMALVLRFQMRPSIAVAISEPGESSEHPLSNSLFSGLQVVVADDDDVNRVVTRKLLEKLGCTVTALASGFECLSAISRAGSPVQIIVLDLHMPELDGYEVASRIRKFRSRSWPLIIALATSDDDAVWERCIQIGINGVIQKPVVLQGIANELRRVLLQANKIV from the exons ATGTTAATAAGAACATTAGCATCTGGGCTGTTCATTTCGTCCCTTCTCATCTCGGCTTCGGCTTCCGGAGCTGATAATGAGTATCCCAGATGTAATTGTGATGATGAGGGAAGCTTATGGAGCATTGAGAGCATTTTAGAATGCCAGAGAGTCAGCGATTTCTTAATTGCGGTTGCTTATTTTTCGATCCCCATTGAGCTACTTTACTTTGTTAGCTGCTCCAATGTTCCATTCAAATGGGTTCTCTTTCAATTCATTTCCTTTATTGTGCTTTGTGGGATGACACATTTGCTTAATGGGTGGACTtatggccctcacccttttcagCTCATGCTGGCTCTCACTGTCTTCAAGATTCTCACGGCTCTGGTTTCGTGTGCTACTGCCATAACTCTCATCACTCTCATCCCGTTGCTTCTGAAAGTTAAGGTGAGAGAGTTCATGTTAAAGAAGAAGACTTGGGACCTTGGTCGAGAGGTTGGGATGATAATGAAGCAGAAAGAAGCTGGTTTACATGTGAGAATGCTTACTCATGAGATTCGAAAGTCGCTTGATAGGCATACCATTTTGTACACTACTCTTTTCGAGCTATCTGAGACGCTGGGCTTGCAGTACTGTTCGGTTTGGATGCCTAATGAGAATAAGACTGAAATGGTTCTGACTCATGAATTGAAAGGGAGAAATTATTCTAATTTGTATAATGTTTCAATACCCATTGGTGAACCTGATGTTGTGAGGATTAAAGGAAGTGAAGTTGTGAATATTCTCAGTCCGGACTCAGCTCTTGTTGCTGCGAGGAGTGGAGAGACTGGTGAGCCAGGGCCAGTGGCTGCAATCAGGATGCCAATGCTTCGAGTTTGCAACTTCAAAGGTGGAACTCCTGAACATATTCAGGCTTGCTATGCGATTTTGCTTTTGGTTCTTCCTGGTGGACAGCCTAGATCTTGGAGCAGCCAGGAACTTGAGATAGTAAAGGTGGTTGCTGATCAGGTGGCTGTGGCACTTTCCCATGCTGCAGTTCTTGAGGAGTCTCAGCTCATGAGGGAGAAATTGGCTGAGCAGAATCGAGCCTTGCAACAGGCAAAAAGGAATGCTATGTTGGCAAGCCAGGCAAGAAATTCGTTCCAAAAAGTGATGAGTAATGGGATGAGAAGGCCAATGCATTCAGTTTTAGGTTTGCTCTCAATGCTGCAGGATGAGAGTCTGAGCAATGAGCAGCGAGTTATTGTTGATGCCATGGTGAGAACAAGCAATGTCCTATCGACCTTGATAAACGATGTGATGGATAGTTCTACGAAAGATAGTGGAAGATTTTTATTGGAAACGAGGTCCTTTGGTTTACATGCCTTGATAAAAGAAACAGCTTGCCTTGCTAAATGCTTATGTTTGTACAGGGGCTTTGGTTTTGCTGTTGATGTCGAGAAGTCTTTGCCTGATCACATCATGGGCGATGAGAAAAGGGTTTTTCAGGTGCTTTTGCATATGATTGGAAGCCTTTTAAATGGGAACAAGGAAGGAGGGTTGGTCATACTCCGAGTTTTCCCAGAGAGTGGAAGTCAGGGAAGGAGTGACCAAAAATGGGCAGCCTGGAGGCATAGTGATGGGGATGTACATATCAGATTTGAGATTAGGATCAGTGATAGTGGTTTTCCATTCGAGGGTTCAGTTTCAACAGTACCACCCATCGATAGGAGATACATCAATGATGGAATTGAGGGGCGTTTGAGCTTCAGTGTCTGCAAAAAACTAGTGCAG ATGATGCAAGGGAACATATGGGCAGCCCCAAGCTCTCAGGGATTTACTCAGAGCATGGCACTGGTTCTTAGGTTTCAAATGAGACCATCCATTGCAGTAGCAATCTCTGAACCAGGAGAATCATCAGAACACCCACTTTCCAACTCTCTTTTCAGTGGGCTGCAAGTTGTGGTAGCCGACGACGATGATGTAAACAGAGTTGTGACCAGGAAGCTGCTGGAAAAGCTAGGCTGTACTGTAACTGCTCTTGCTTCTGGGTTTGAATGCCTGAGCGCTATTAGCCGAGCTGGATCTCCTGTCCAAATCATAGTGCTCGATCTCCACATGCCCGAGTTGGATGGTTATGAAGTTGCAAGTAGAATTCGCAAGTTTCGTAGCCGTAGTTGGCCATTGATCATTGCCTTAGCCACAAGCGATGACGATGCTGTGTGGGAAAGATGTATTCAGATCGGTATCAACGGTGTCATCCAAAAACCAGTTGTGTTGCAAGGTATCGCGAACGAGCTAAGGAGAGTTCTGTTGCAGGCAAACAAAATTGTGTGA